CTTCATCCAATTGCTTTAGTTGCTCATACAGGCTACGTGCTTGATCACTGAGACTTTTAGGAGCGACTATTTTTATCGAGCAGATTTGATCACCCGTTTTTTTAAATTTCTGGTCAAGAATACCTTTTTCACGCAGGCGTAATTTTGCTCCGCTCGATGTTCCTGGTGGAATCGTGACTGTGACTTCACCTTCGGAAAGTGTGGGGACGTCAACTTTGGAGCCTAGAGCGGCTTCGCTGAGGGTAATTGGTACTTCCAGGATCAGATTACTACCTTCCCTTTTGAAGTAAGGGTGGTTGCCTACCTTGATAGTAATTAATAAATCTCCTGCCGGTCCTCCATGAATTCCAGGGTTTCCCTGACCACTGAGCCTGATGACCGATCCATTGTCCACACCTGGTGGAATTTTGACTGTCAGCCGCTCAGAAGCCCCCCCTTTTTGAAGACTGATCTCGTGCTCTCCTCCGACAGCAGCCAGATGAAAGGGAATTTCAATATGCAGGCGTTTTGATTCTCCTTTTTGTGGACGTGGTTGTGCGCGCTTTCCACCTCGAAATGCACCTCCGAACAGGTCACCCAAATCAATGCCACCTCCACCGAACAGGTCATCCAGATCGACTGGACCTGCTCCTCCAGATTGATAATAACCTCCCCCAGGTCCTGCCTGTTGAAATGAGTGGCCAAATTGATCATATTGTTTGCGCTTCTCCTCATCGCGCAAGACATCATATGCTTCTTGCACCTCTTTAAATTTCTGATCTGCTGATTTATCATCAGGAGCCATATCAGGGTGATATTTTCTGGATAGTTTCCGATACGCCTTTTTAATTTCATCTGCGCTCGCGCTTCGAGAAATTTCCAGGATATCGTAATAATCGCGTTTGTTCATGGATTTAAAATTCGTTTTTTGTATTAAGCGTCAAATCATAAAATATGTTTTTAAAATGTCAGGCAAGCTGAAAACAACAAGCGCGTTCTGATGGGCGATAAAACTCAAGCAATAAAAACAAAAATCGTCAGAGTTTAGTGGCTCTTCCATATTTCAAAGTCAGCTTTCCAATTGGAAGCATTCTACGTTTGAAATTAACTGGTTTTCAAGTTAGTGCAATTATAACTCTATATAATCAGGTCTTTTATTTCGAGATTACGAAACAAATGGATTCTTTGCTGGATGTTATCAGCCTAGAATGACAATACTTCACTTTTTTTTAGACCAGATTGACTCAACTGATTGGGAAACAGCCTAAATGCTAAA
The Gimesia aquarii DNA segment above includes these coding regions:
- a CDS encoding DnaJ C-terminal domain-containing protein — encoded protein: MNKRDYYDILEISRSASADEIKKAYRKLSRKYHPDMAPDDKSADQKFKEVQEAYDVLRDEEKRKQYDQFGHSFQQAGPGGGYYQSGGAGPVDLDDLFGGGGIDLGDLFGGAFRGGKRAQPRPQKGESKRLHIEIPFHLAAVGGEHEISLQKGGASERLTVKIPPGVDNGSVIRLSGQGNPGIHGGPAGDLLITIKVGNHPYFKREGSNLILEVPITLSEAALGSKVDVPTLSEGEVTVTIPPGTSSGAKLRLREKGILDQKFKKTGDQICSIKIVAPKSLSDQARSLYEQLKQLDEENPRSKAW